The window GTAGCATGGCCACTGTGAGCTGGTACAAGCAGAGTCAAGGAGAGAGGCCCGAACTGGTACTCAGCTACCACCTGACCAACACCTCCCATGTGCTCTACGGCCATGGCTTCCATCCCAACAAGATCACTGTCCAGACCAATGATAGCAGGCCACTTCACCAGCATCAGTTACTGATCCATGGATCTAAAGAGAATGACATGGCTGTTTATTTCTGTGGACTAACAGAAGGATTTGAAAGAACAACTGATTTGTAGAGACGAATGTGAGGTGTACTATGTAATcacactgtactgtatctacAGGCTACTCTGTATTGGTCTTCCAAAGCAACTCCTAATAAACTCAAGttgatgttgttttgttgttgtcatgtacTAAGAGTGCTGTATTGCCTGAGtgtcttttttggggggtttcaTGGAATATTTAGATTGGGTTAACTAACATTTATAATGTAGGCAGAAAAGGGAGAAGGGCAGAAACATATCATGTAAAGTTAATTGTGGTTTACCACAGATAATTGACACTGTCAGAATCACCCCATTCTCcagtgtgggcagaactggagaAGTCATACATCTGTTTCAGACACAACCACTTGTGCTAACTGTTCTTTCCTGTTTTTCTATCCTCCTACAAACTGAATAACTGATCTACTTGTTTTGAGCCTGATATAGAAGGGGGCAACATGTGCCTTGGGAAAACACTCATGTTCCACCCAGATAGTTTTTCACAACATTTCCTCTCTGCACCAGTGTCCTTCCTCTATAATATCTTAGTTCTGAGAGTCTAGCTATTAATGTTACCTTTAGAGAAGATGGAAATAGGAATCTATCATTTATTGACATTCTCCTAATTAGTGATGAACTGACGGTTCTGAGAATGACTGGGCTAAATGCTCAAATGTTGTATAAAAGATATGAGGTGAAGAACTGATTTTTGTTGAATGTCTAGCAACCGAAAGATTgtgtgttcgaatctcatcacagacgACTTTAGCATtatagcaactttgcaactactaactactttttagctactttgcaccTACTTAGCATATTAGCTAAACCTAACcccaactctaaccttaacccttttacctaacctttcccctaaccctaatcccaacCTTAACGCTTTTAGCAAACCCTTCCCCTAAGcgtaaacctaatcctaaccttaaccctttaacctaacccctaaccttaagccCCAGCTAAATGCATCATATGGGGATGATTTCTGTTtcttgaaagttacatatcttgaacgTCCATGTTTTGCCTGTCAACAATAAAGTTATGTCAACGATTGACGAATGAAAcataccaaaatatattttttggggtggAGTTTTCCTGTAATAAGTGCTGGCTTCAACACATTACAGAAAGAGATGAATTAACTGTATAGGAAGCTCTGGGGACAGGTCGTCTGCATACCGGACAGCCAATAAATTGGCAGATGCAAACAGATCATCTTTAGCGGACAACAGTTCTAAAGGGGTTAAACAAAAAAATCTGTTTGCGAATTCGTTCATACTGGTTAACCGGCATCTGAGTTGTGCGGTTGCAATATCAACAGCCCCTTATctctgatatacagtggggcaaaaaagtatttagtcagcaaccaaagttctcacacttaaaaatatgagaggcctgactttcatcataggtacacttcaactatgacagacaaaatgaaaaaaaaaaaaaatccagaaaatcacattgtaggattttttatgaatttatttgcaaattatggtggaaaataagtatttggtcaataacaaaagtttatctcaatactttgttatataccctttgttggcaatgacagaggtcaaatgttttctgtaagtcttcacaaggttttcacacactgtggctggtattttggcccattcctccatgcagatctcctctagagcaatgatgttttgggactgttgctgggcaacacggactttcaactccctccaaagattttcaatggggttgagatctggagactggctaggccactccaggaccttgaaatgcttcttacgaagccactccttcgttgcccggacagtgtgtttgggatcattgtcatgttgaaagacccagccacgtttcaccttcaatgcccttgctgatggaaggaggttttcactcaaaatgtcacgatacatggccccattcattctctcctttacacggatcagtcgtcctggtccctttgcagaaaaacagccccaaagcatgatgtttccacccccatgctgcacagtaggtatggtgttctttggatgcaactcagcattctttgtcctccaaacacgacaaattgagtttttaccaaaaagttatattttggtttcatctgaccatatgacattctcccaatcttcttctggatcatccaaaagctctctagcaaacttcagaggggcctggacatgtactggcttaagcagggggacacgtctggcactgcaggatttgagtccctggcggcgtagtgtgttactgatggtaggctttgttactttggtcccagctctctgcaggtcattcactaggtccccccgtgtggttctgggatttttgctcaccgttcttgtgatcattttgaccccacgggacgagatcttgcgtggagccccagatcgagggagattatcagtggtcttgtatgtcttccatttcctaataattgctcccacagttgatttcttcaaaccaagctgcttacctattgcagattcagtcttcccagcctggtgcaggtctacaattttgtttctggtgtcctttgacagctctttggtcttggccatagtggagtttggagtgtgactgcttgaggttgtggacaggtgtcttttatactgataacaagttcaaacaggtgccattaatacaggtaacgagtggaggacagaggagcctcttaaagaagaatttACAGGTCTGtgtgagccagaaatcttgcttgtttgtaggtgaccaaatacttattttccaccataatttgcaaataatcacattgtaggattttttataaatttttctggattttttccctcattttgtctgtcatagttgaagtgtacctatgatgaaaattacaggcctctcatctttttaagtgggagaacttgcacaattggtggctgactaaatacttttttgccccactgtatcttggCATGCATCATTCACGACTACGTTTAAGTTGTGTGCTGCTCAATGGATATATATAATGCACAATGTCTTTGGGAAGACTGTCTGGGATGGCAATAGTCAGTATAGAAAACAGTCGGGCCCACAACTTGGGCCCACAACTTGGACCTACAGGCCATGGTGAAAACATTTGCCCACAGAAAAGGAGGACTTTGGGACACTACAGGAGTCTCTCAAGttggattggatttgatttgatttaattgacCTTGAATATTGCCATTTGTGTAGGCTATTATCCAGAGTTCAGCAATAAATAGTTGTCCTCAAGCTGactattttttcccctcattgttaggctatttgatgtcatttttattttcaaaagtTTATAAAGCCTCCCGAGTTGCGAAACGGTCTAAGGCATGGCATcccagtgcttgaggtgtcactacaggcccgggttcgatcccagactgtgtcacaaccggccatgttaggggagggtttggccgggggggctttacttggcttatcgcgctctagtgactccttgtggtgggctgggcgcctgcaggctgacttcggttgtcagttgaacggtgtggCTTCCGGGCTAAGCaggtgggtgttaagaagcgcggtttggcaggtcatgttccagaggatgcatgactcgaccttcgcctctaccaagctcgttggggagttgcagcgatgagacaggaTCCTAATTGGATATTATGAagttgtggagaaaaaggggagagagagaaaaacaaagttTATAAATAGCAGCTAAATGCAGTATGTAGTTATAAATAGTACACTGCATATAAAACAATCCCTATTAAGCTAGTGTTTTGAGGGTGGACTGGCTAtattatttggcattaatagacTGGTTTTACGCATAACTTTCTATCCATgttgggagagagcgagagcacggCTCATGTCATGCAGGTTCAGGACAGCTGTATATTCAAAACATTTATATTGGTTGCTGATCAGTATGCTGTTACATcgaacatttattttaaaatgtgcaATATTTGAATTTCAACTTAATTACTGAACAAGTAGGCTAATTACATTAATGCCAGCAGTCTAAAAATGGCAACATTGCCACAGCGTGTATAGCTTCGTCAAACGTTAGGCTTAACATGATAAAATGACGACCAAATAGGCCTATCAATAACCGCTTATCCATTAGCTAAAGCAAAATTAAGCCCTGGCACCACAGAAAGCCTATCATTGATTCATTCGATAGGCATGCAGGTGCATAGACATTTCacaatttcagcaccatggacattGGTAGTATATTCTTGTAAAAATGGGGGGGGtggatttgtaacatatcatatgttttgcaagttcataacatattgtactaATTGCAATTGGTAACATTTTGAACAAATTACAATTTGTAATATATCAAAGAAATTCGAATTCATAACATATGACACGAAATAGATGATGGATTTAATACATTCCAATACGAAACGTAACATGTACATACTAAGTGGAGTGTCCCGGTTTTACATAAGGAAtcatacgaaatgctctgagaccacgttggtgtgagaggagagagctgcATGATACTGGAGGACAAGACACCAAGCCCCTCAAGGGACTCAGGCAGTTGgcttttctcctctccagagCACCAACTGAAACAAACCACTCAGCCAGAATGAACAGAGCAGGACTATGTTTCACTTTACTACTACTGGGGTAACTTTCAGCTCAACTTTCAATGCAGATTGCACTTCATTCTATCTGCATTCTTGCAGTGTTCTGGTGATAATGATAGTCATGTTTTTCCTCAGGTGTGTACATGGGGGGAAGCCCTCTCAAAAGGATGTGGTGTTTAGTAGGGGCATCCAGCTCTTTGTAGAAGGTAAGCTGGAATTTTAAGAACTTTTGCTGCAATGTGTATTTGAAGGCTAATTGTTATTGACACCTTCTCACACAAAGGAGCTCACAATTGTCTGTACTTCAATAACATTTGCTCAAGCGAGTTCTAAGATTTCTCCAAGTGTTTGGATCGGAAACACCTTTTCATCCCAAAGTCTTCATGCATGTTCACTTTCTATCTCCTGTCAGGTTTGAACCCTTCTGATCCATCTGTACTCATTCTCTCCTCATTCGGGAGTGATCCTGGTGCTTCACACACACCTACGCTGGTGTGTGTCCTCAGtggtttacacacacacctggtggACATCATTTGGTGGATCAACAACACCGTGGTTACCCCAGAGAACAATGTTGTTTGGAGTTCCAGAGGAAGCAATGGCATGTACATGGCTACTGGACTATGGACTGTGTCTGGAAAGGACTGGAAGCCACAGAATTACTACCAGTGTGGAACCAGACATGAAGGAAAGCTTTATATAAATGTAACACAGTCCTCACTTTGCAGGGATTTTACTTAATTACAAATGTTTGTTGATTTATCAAAAATGATCTGTACTTGACAGCCTCCTTTGCATTTAATGTACAGTCTTTAAACGTATTAAAATATGGATGCAATTATGTTTTTTTGAGTATTTTAGTAAAGGGTTATTTCCCTGGCTGCTATTACTATATGTTGACACAAGAGGGCGCTCCCAGACTACAGGTGGAGGAGATGTGGTCGTGTTGAGTGACGGTAAAGTTCTTATGCAGGGCATCTCTTTTACACACTCACTGATTTCAACTGACACAATGTTTCTCTCTCAAGCTGTTATATAAATGGTTTTTAAAAACATGCACTTCTTAATCAAGCACATGCTGATTTGTTCAAATACTCTTTAATTGATATTCCAATTATTGTTTCCTCCTCTCAATAATAACACATATATAATTTATAAGGTTGTGATATCATCATCTATAAAATACAGAAAGtaagaaatatatataatttataaggTCGTGATATCATCATCTATAAAATACAAGAAGTCTGACATCCACTTCTTTATTTTGCCCTTTGTCCTGCTTGTCTGATTCCTATGAATAATTAACCATAACACCCCAATTGCCAGTATCAGCCAATGACCTTGCTGTTGGAGCTCAGCTTACTGCTTGCTGTATTAGGAAAGTCAGCAGATTTGGGCTACTTGTTGAAAAACCCTGGAGATATGAGGATGTGCTGAGTGGGAGATAGGATGGGGAAACGTGCACGTCGTGTGTGTTGTCTGTCCGTGGCCTGTGTCCAATTTGTAGGGCGACAAAGACAACCTCACCGTACTGTATGTTCCCGAACAGGAAGGGGCAGTGGATGGGCTGGATCGGTCAGTTTACTTTAGGGGAACGTTTTTTGGCAGTAACCCCCATCCAATTTATCTGACTGTCAAGTGCAGCCCGCTGGTTTCACAATAACTTTAACGTGCCCAGGGATTTGGGTGCGTCTTCTGACACTAAATCAGTAGATTCTAATGGCAAATCGATGACACGCATCCCAAGATATAGCGTAACGAACTACTGGTGAAGCATGTTCATGCCCCTATGCACTGATCTGTGGTCAGCTTCGCCTTTTACCTCCGAAAGGCCATGGTCAGGATAGGAGTGGGGTTATCCGATCCTAGATCTGCACGTCTGCTACAGGCACCAGGGAACAAACAGTTGCGCGCCACATCAGTGTCACTGCAGCTGGGTTGTTCTAGGGAAGAGGTCAGTAAGCACATATAGTTCTTCTGGTTTGTCTGACTCAGCAAGAAGTACCTTTTCTGCTCAGCCCTCCCTGATTGGCTGTGGTGATGAGAGCTATGTACTGCATAGCTATGGGAGTTGTAGACGGAgagtgaaagggagggagggggttataGACAGCTAAACAGGGAGCTATGTCGACTATTTAGCCGTGTGACACTGCAGTCTTTTACGACTGTCTTCTCaccctactcacacacacacatgctgagaagtcacacacacacaaatacgcgCACGCTCACTCCGTATCCCAAGGCTTGCCAGCCCTATTGGAGGCAGTGACGTTTTCACTACGGAGGGAGAAGGTTTGCC is drawn from Oncorhynchus tshawytscha isolate Ot180627B linkage group LG05, Otsh_v2.0, whole genome shotgun sequence and contains these coding sequences:
- the sid1 gene encoding secreted immunoglobulin domain 1; its protein translation is MKVTLRIMLCLSIILNGVRLGESLGVSLKSLSVKVGEDATLDCTLSTNCSMATVSWYKQSQGERPELVLSYHLTNTSHVLYGHGFHPNKITVQTNDSRPLHQHQLLIHGSKENDMAVYFCGLTEGFERTTDL